The DNA segment CTTGGGCTTGTGCTTCGGTGAGGCCAGCCGCGGCGAGCTGGGGGTTCGTGAAGATCACATCGGGCAGGCCGGTCAAATCAACTCGCTGCTCGCCTCGGGTGAGCGCGTTCTCGGCCGCGGCGGCTCCCTGCGCGGACGCCACGTAGACGAACTGGGGACCGCCCGTGACGTCACCCGCGGCGTAGACGACCGGGTTCGTGGAACGCTGCTGGTTGTCGGTCTTGATGAACCCCGCAGCGTCGGTCTCGACTCCCGCGACCGCCAGGTCCAGCGCAGCGGTGCGGGGCCGTCGCCCCGTCGCGACCAACAGGTGCGATCCGGTGATCGTCGTCCCGGCTGCGGTCGTGACCCGGACTCCGCTGCCGTCGCGGTCGACGGTGGTGGCTCGCTCGGCGATGAGGGTGAGCCCTTCGTCGGTGAGCGCCTCGGCGAGGCGTTGCGCGAGCTCTGGCTCGGCGTGGGGTGCGACGCGTCCGATGATGGTGACCTTGGCGCCGAGGTGCGCGAAGAGCTGTCCCTGTTCGAGACCAACGAAACCGCCGCCCACGATGACCAAGTGCTCGGGTACCTCGTTGAGTTCCATCGCCGAGGTCGAGGTCAACACATCGACGTCGCCGATGCCGACGAGATCGGGGAACGCAGGCTCCGCGCCGGTAGCGATCACGAACGCCTTGGCTGTCAAGGTGCGCCCGTCGACGTCGATCGTGCGCTCGTCAGTGAAACGGGCTTCGCCAACCACGATCTCGAAGCCGTAGTCCGCCGCCAGGTTGACGTACTTGCCCTGGCGGAGCTCGCCGACCAAGTGCCGTTTCTGGGCTTGGATCGCCGCGAGATCGACCCCGCCGCTGGTGGCCGGCACTCCGGCGAATCGGGGGTGGCGGGCATGCCACACTGCGTCCGCCGCGGCCAGCAGCGCCTTGGACGGGACACACCCCACATTCACGCAGGTACCCCCGACGGTTGCCCGTTCGACGATGGCCACGCTCGCACCCAGATCATGGGCCCGGATCGCGGCCGCGAAGGCGGCGCCGCCCGAGCCGACCGCAATGAGATCGAACCGTTCAGCCATCACACCCACACCGGTCCGATGCGAGTACACGACGAAAGGTGCTCCTCGCGCCGCGCAGCGGCGACCGACGCGTTCGCGACCAACGAGGCGACGTCGCCGTCCACGAGGGAGTAGCGCACCGTGCGTCCCTCCGGCTCGGCCTCCACGAACTCGCAGTACCGCAGGCACGCCAGATGATTCGACAACCGGCTCCGCGGGATACCGGTCGCCTCGACCAACTCGGCCACCGTCAACGAACCCCCCTCCAACGTCTGGAGGATCGTGAGGCGGGTCGGATCACCCAGAACCCGAAAGAACCGCGCCGTCGCCCGGACAAGAGAATCCGAACCCAAAGCTGTCGATGCGAGAACCATGCTCGCTATATAACAGGTTTTCCTGTCATTGCACAGCGTGGCCCGCCAACTTGGCGCTCACTACAGGCCGATTCCGAGGCCGTCGTCGACAGCGGGCCGCTCGCGCTGTTGCAAGCGGTCGAGTCGTGCGGTGATATCCGCCACGTCATCTGCGAGGGTGCGGTCGTCGCTCGGGTCGGGCAGCTCGGCGAGGAGATCGTCGGCCAGCGAGTTGTGCGCGCGCGACCCGGCGGGTTCGGGGAGCTCGGCGAGCAGCGCGTCCCGGCCATGCCCGACCGGGGTCCCGTCGGGTTCGGGAAGACTGCCCAACAGCTCCGAGGCGAGGTGCTGGGACCGGTCCCGGGAGAGTTCACGTTCGGCGTGTTCCAACAACAGATCCCGGCCATCCACTCGCTGCGCTCGCTGCGGGTTGGGGGCGAGGACGTTCCACACGTCCTCGTCGGGGGTGAGCATGTAGAGGCGGTTCTCGACTCGGCCGCGTGACAGCGCGGTGTAGGCGGCCTGGCGATCGAGATCACCGTCACCGCCGAGGGTGAAGATCCGATCGGCGGTGGCGCCCTGGGTCTTGTAGTTCGTGCGCGCGTAGCCGTAGTCGAGGAAGCCGGCCTCGAGCCGGTCGGTGGGCATGGTGCGTTCCTCGTTCACCCGTTCACACTTGAACGTGACGGTCTTGCGGCTCTCATTGATGCGGGTGACGGTGCCGACATCGCCGTTGAGGATGTCGAGGTCCCAGTGGTTGCGGCCAACGGCGAGGACCTGGTCGCCGACGGCGAACTCGCGGCCAGCCACCTGGATGCGCTTGTCGATGTGCAGCTCGTGGTTCCCGAACCGCCCCGCCGCGTCGAGCAGTGCACGCGCGCGGTCGTTGAGGTCGGCGACATCAGCGCGTCTCGTGGCGATCATGACCTTGTCGGTCCCCGGTGCGTTGAACCAGTCGTCGACCAACTTCTGTCGGAGGGCATCGGCGTTGTCGGCGGTGATGATGCGGCCGTTGGTCCCGTAGGCGGCGACCGCCTCGGAGATGCGCCCGTTGCGGAGGTCGTCGAGCGCGCCGATCTCCCACTCGTGGATCTGGCGGCGGTTCTCGACCAGCGCCGTCGACGGCGCATAGATCGATATCGCCCGGAACGACCCGCCCGCGTCGATCTCGGGCAACTGCGCGGTGTCACCGGCCAACACCAACTTCGCCCCCGCTTCGGTGGTGTGCCGTGAGATGGCGTCGAGGGTTCGTGTGCCGACCATGCCGCTCTCGTCGATCACCACGACGCAGCCCGCGTCGAGGACCAGGCGGCCTTCGTCGAGCTGGTTGAGCAGCCGGGTGATGGTCATTGCGGGGATCCCAGACCCCGCCGACAGCTCCGCGGCCGCGCGTGCGGAGAGCGCGGCGCCGAACACCGAGTAGCCCGACGCTTCCCAGCCTTCGCGGGCGGCGTCGAACGTGAAGGTCTTCCCGGTCCCCGCGGCGCCGACGGCGACGTCGATGCCGGCACCCGACAGGGTGAGGTGTCGGACCATGGCTGCCTGCTCGTCGGAGATCGACGGGCGTGAGGCGATCGCTGCCTCGACCGCGTCTGGTTGTGCGATGGCGGCCCCGGCGTCGCGTTGGCTGCGGGCGCGTTCGACGACGCGGTTCTCGGTCAACAACAGCTCGATGGTCGTCCATCTCGGTTCGCCGGCGACGTCGCCGACCTCGACGACGCGACGCTCGGCGATGAACCCGTCGGCGAGGTCCTCGATGGCGGTCACGTCCGCGCCGTCGGGCATCCGCTCGGCGACCGCCCGCACCACATCACGACGCCCGAACGTCGACGCATGCTCCGTCACCCCGGTCGCCGACGCGAGGTCATCGAACAGCGAGCCGACCGACCACAGCTGGGGCTCCCGGGCCACGCCCCGGCCGAGGAGCTCGGCGACTTCGACGGGACCGAACCCCAGCTCGTCAGCACGCTGGGCCCAGTCGGCTCGCAGCGTGTTGGCGTCGACCTCGTAGACCTTCGCCCGGCGGGTGTCGAGCGCGGCGTTCTGCGCGGCCTTCGCCGAGTGCTCAGCGCGGGCTTCCATCGCGTCGAGAATCTCCGCCCGCCGCTGGGAGAACGCGTCGATGAGGTCTCTCGGGATGCCGGCGACATCCGCGTAGCCGTTGGTCACGGGCTGCCATTCGACGCCGAGGCGGCGGGTGAGCTCGGCCCGCAGCTGGGCTTGGTAGAGGAACCCGGCGGTCTTGGCGTGGTGGAACATCGGCGGCGAGTGCAGCGCCCCCCAACGCCCATCGGGCATGTGGGTCATGTTGGCGATGAGCACGTGGGTGTGCAGCGTCGGATCCCCCGCCCGCGACGTCTGGTGCCGGAACCCGGCGGCCACGAACCCCTCGCCGGGGACCTGGTGCTGGACCCCGTCGGTCCGGCGACGCGACAGGCAGACCTGGCGCTCGAGGTAGCCGATCGCCGCGTCGACGGCGGCCTCGTGCGCGGCGACCACCTCACCGGTGACCGTGCCGGCCTCACCCAGCCCGTAGAGCAGCGAGATCGACTTCGGGGCCCGGAACGTGAAGTCCAGCCCCGGCAGCTTCGCCCGCGTCAACCGCTCGTCGCTTCCGGGCCTTCGTCCCTCGAGGACCGCAGTGAGGTCGGCTTCGTCGACCAGGCCATCGAGGCCCAACAGGCCGGAGCCCGCGCCCAACCATCGGCCCGGCGCTTCACCCCGACCGGTGTAGTAGTCCTCCACGCCCTTGGCGATCGACAGGTAGTAGGTCTGCTGACCGGCGGCCATCAATCCGATGTTCAACATGCGCGCGCACCTCCACTTCCCTTACCCACCCCTAAGCCGCCGCGCGTCCCCCGATTTCGCGTGGTCGTTCGTCACACCACCCCGACCGATCGGCCGCGAGTCACTGGTCAGGTCACGACTCGGGTCATTGCTCGCGCCTCAGCACGCTGACGCAGTGACTTCATCGCGCATCCCGGTCCCGACTTCGGTCCCGCAATCGGTCCCGGGTTCGATCCCGGCCCGTGTCGCATCCTCCCGGTCACGGTCCCGTCCCGGTTCACGGCGCGGGTTCGCCGGCAACCCGACCCCAACCCGGAAGGTCGCGGTGACCGGAGGGCGGGTGCCCAACCGGAGCGAAGCGGCGGGCGGGAGCATCGTGCGGTTAGCGGACGGGACGGCACCAGCCGACACGACCCGCTCCCGGTCGCGTTCCCGTTCGGGTTCCCGGTCCGGTCCCGGCGAACACCCTGCTCGACCGCGAGCCAGTCTGTGACCCTATGCAGGACGCGTTGTCAAGAGGCGTTCGCGAAGCAGCACGCTGGCTGGTGCGCGCGTGCGCGCGTGCGCGCGCGGTGAGGCCCTCGACGAGGGTCGTTTCGCTGGATGGGCGCGAATCGCGGGCGCTGTGTTGGCCTGCGCGCCCCGCGATGGAGACGGGATGGGTCAGGAGTGCGGGCGGTTCGGCCTGCTCGACGCGTCGGCGGGGGTCTTGACGCGGGGCCCGTTGGGTCCCGACGATGACGGCTGGGGAAGGTCGCCTCGTGTGTCACGCCGTCCGGCGTGGTGAGGGGCCTTCCCCTTCGCTTTGGTCTTGCGGGACCGGCGCCGCCGGCGGATCTCTTCGGGGACCGTGTAGCGCTCAGCGATGATCGCCTTGGCCTCGGCAGGGTCGACGGGCCGGCCGTCGATGTCGCGGATCACGTAGGGCTCACCGCGGGCCATCGTGACCCACCCCCGCTCGGCTAGGCGGGTGGCGACAACGCACAGCGCCTTGGTGTGATGGGCGCCCCGCTCGACCATCTGGGTGTAGTAGACCGCGGCGAGCTGGGGGTCGAGACGCCGTGCGGTGTTGGCCGACAGCACGAGCTGGTGGCGCAGCCGGCCGGGCCCGGCCTTGGACATCGGCTGGCCTTTGCGGTCGGTGTCACCGGTCTCGGACGCCCGCGGGGCCAGGCCGGTGAAGGACTTGAACGCGGCCGCGTCGCGGAACCGGCCCGGGCGTCCCATCGACGCCACCAGCAGCGGACCGCCGATCGCGGCGACACCGGGCAGCGAACGGGCCAGACCGTCGGGATCCGCGGCCTTGTAGGCGTCCTCGCGGGCCACGGCGTGGCCCTTGTGCTCAGCCCAGATCGCTCGCAGCAGCCGGCACTCCGTGGCGATCTCCGCCGCCAACGCCTCAAACGGCACCGCCGGGTCATCCCCATAGAGGTCCAGGGCATCCTCGGCCGCTTGGCGCCATGAGGCCGCATGATCAGCGCCTTTCTGACCCGACGACGCCTTGGCGATCACCTCGACCAGACGCCTGTGCGGGACCTTGGCCAGCCGGCGCGGGTCGCCCCAACGCTCCAGGACCGCGACGTCGCAACGGGACACCTCCCCGCCGATCACGTCATCGATGGAGGGGTAGAGCTGGCGGGCCAGCTCCCGCAGCCGGATCTTGCGTTGGGTCTGGGCTTCGGTCAGCCGCTCACACGCCCGCACCCGCCGGTCCAGGGCGGCGAGCTCGCCGGTGGGCAACTCGAGGGGCCGCACCCCGCCGGGGTCCACGATCGGCAGACGGGCCAAGGTCTCCGCGTCGATCGAGTTCGTCTTCGCGTTCGCCGACAAGAACCGCCGCAGCGCGGCCGCCTTCGCGGAGGACACCCGATACACGAGATGGCCGCGGCGCACGAAGAACACCGCGACGGGCAACCACGCCACCCCCGTCGGTTCCACCACCACCTCCAGGCGAGTGCCCTCCGGCGCCCCGGCGAGCGCGGCGGCCTCGACCGCTTCCAACGACTCCCGGATCGGGCGACAGCGGCGCCGGGCCACCACCGTGCCCTCCGCGTCGGTGACCACCACGGTGTGCGCCGACGCGATCCCCAAGTCGACTCCCACAAGACGACGATCCGACATGAGCTTCTCCTTCCGATCGAACAACGAGGATGTGTTCCTCGGCTCGACCGGGGGGCATGCCCACCACGCCGACCACGGCCCCACGAGCGGTCGCACGAGAGCCCGTCACGGCCCCCACACATGTCGTTCAACCGGACCACGACCTCAACGGGTCGGCCCACGAACCTATCCGGGTCCTCCGTGGCCGGACCGGAAGGGAGGCACTCAGACTGCCGAGGCGTCCGCAGCCGCGGCCCTCAGTGACCTTCGTAATCGCCTCCCCCCGAACCAGCCGGGGAGCACTCATGCAACCCGAGGCCATCGACGACGATCAACCGCCGAGGCACGCTTACATGTGACCTCTGCTTTGGGGGTGTCCCTGTAGAGGTCGTGCGTCTCGGGATGAGGCGGTGTCGGAAGCAGGTGTCGACGCGCGGAGCGAGAGCAGGTGGCTGCTGGCCGAGGACGTGACCGGGAGGGCGCGCGATCAGGCCCGTGAACGCGTGAACGCCACGTGATCGCACCAGGATGAGGGCGTGCGCCTCTCCGCGTGCGTGCGATTGGTGTGCCCGATCGCAGCTGCGAGGCCGACTCGGTGTTCCGGTCGGCGGGCAGACCGGGACCCACCCCGACATGGATTTCTCGAGATTTCTTCGGATCGGGAACTCGAACGGGAGCGATACCGGGAGTCCCGTTCGCGATGGTCGACCTCGTGAGTCGTCCTCTCCCCCGGCCGGGATGCCATCCGCACCGTGTGATGGCCCCTGCCCCCGCGCAGGGTGTACCCCAGGGAGTAGGTCAGGGTGTAGCTCCAGCGCGACGGGGCGAAGGCCACGCAGATTTCTCGTGCCAACCGTCACCGAGGGCGTACCTCAGGTCGTATGTCAGGGCGTACCTCTTGCGACGGTCGACCCCATGAGTCGCCCATCCGACCGTGCCTCGGTCGTTCTGGAGGTGCCCGACGGGCTGCCGCAATTGACCGGCGACGCGGCGCGGCTGCTCCTGGCGATGGTCCGCGACGCCGCCCGGGAACCGTCGGTGGTGGAGCTGCGAATCGGTCGTTCCCCTGACGAGCCCGAAGCCGTAGCGTCGTGACCATGTTGAAGCGCTTCGCGTTCTACGGCCGAGTGTCCACCGAGGACCAACAGGACCCCGCGTCCTCGAAGGCCTGGCAGCTCTCGCGGTCCAGCCAGCTGATCGAGGGTCACGGTGAGGTGGTGGCCGACTACTTCGACATCGGCCAATCGCGGTCGTTGCCGTGGAAGCGGCGACCGGAGGCGTCACGGCTGCTCGACGACCTTCGACGCCGCGACGATCGGACGTTCGACGCCGTGGTGATCGGTGAACCGGCCCGGGCGTTCTACGGCCAGCAGTTCGGGCTCACGTTCCCGACGCTGGTGCACTACGGCGTCGAGCTGTGGGTCCCCGAAGTCGGCGGCCGGGTCGATCCCGACAGCGAAGCGCACGACCTCGTGATGTCGCTCTACGGCGGCATGTCGAAGGGCGAACGAAACCGGATCAAGGTCCGAGTCCGCACCGCGATGGCATCCCAGGCCGCAACCGAAGGCCGCTACCTCGGCGGCCGCCCGCCCTACGGCTACCAGCTCGCAGACGTCGGAGCCCACCCAAACCCGGCCAAGGCCGCCGACGGCAAGCGCCAACACCGCCTCGAGCCCGATCCGGTGGCGGCGCCGGTCGTGCGTCGGATCTTCGCCGGGTACCTCGACGGCCACGGTCTCCGCTCGATCGCCGAGGCGCTCACCGCCGAGGGGATCGCGTCGCCATCGGCGCACGACCCAAGCCGCAACCGTCACCGCCAGCACTCCGGTGGCGCGTGGGCCCACTCGGCGGTGCGCGCGATCCTGCATAATCCCCGGTACACCGGCCATCAGGTGTGGGCCCGACAGCGC comes from the Rhabdothermincola sediminis genome and includes:
- the mobF gene encoding MobF family relaxase, translated to MLNIGLMAAGQQTYYLSIAKGVEDYYTGRGEAPGRWLGAGSGLLGLDGLVDEADLTAVLEGRRPGSDERLTRAKLPGLDFTFRAPKSISLLYGLGEAGTVTGEVVAAHEAAVDAAIGYLERQVCLSRRRTDGVQHQVPGEGFVAAGFRHQTSRAGDPTLHTHVLIANMTHMPDGRWGALHSPPMFHHAKTAGFLYQAQLRAELTRRLGVEWQPVTNGYADVAGIPRDLIDAFSQRRAEILDAMEARAEHSAKAAQNAALDTRRAKVYEVDANTLRADWAQRADELGFGPVEVAELLGRGVAREPQLWSVGSLFDDLASATGVTEHASTFGRRDVVRAVAERMPDGADVTAIEDLADGFIAERRVVEVGDVAGEPRWTTIELLLTENRVVERARSQRDAGAAIAQPDAVEAAIASRPSISDEQAAMVRHLTLSGAGIDVAVGAAGTGKTFTFDAAREGWEASGYSVFGAALSARAAAELSAGSGIPAMTITRLLNQLDEGRLVLDAGCVVVIDESGMVGTRTLDAISRHTTEAGAKLVLAGDTAQLPEIDAGGSFRAISIYAPSTALVENRRQIHEWEIGALDDLRNGRISEAVAAYGTNGRIITADNADALRQKLVDDWFNAPGTDKVMIATRRADVADLNDRARALLDAAGRFGNHELHIDKRIQVAGREFAVGDQVLAVGRNHWDLDILNGDVGTVTRINESRKTVTFKCERVNEERTMPTDRLEAGFLDYGYARTNYKTQGATADRIFTLGGDGDLDRQAAYTALSRGRVENRLYMLTPDEDVWNVLAPNPQRAQRVDGRDLLLEHAERELSRDRSQHLASELLGSLPEPDGTPVGHGRDALLAELPEPAGSRAHNSLADDLLAELPDPSDDRTLADDVADITARLDRLQQRERPAVDDGLGIGL
- a CDS encoding IS110 family transposase produces the protein MGVDLGIASAHTVVVTDAEGTVVARRRCRPIRESLEAVEAAALAGAPEGTRLEVVVEPTGVAWLPVAVFFVRRGHLVYRVSSAKAAALRRFLSANAKTNSIDAETLARLPIVDPGGVRPLELPTGELAALDRRVRACERLTEAQTQRKIRLRELARQLYPSIDDVIGGEVSRCDVAVLERWGDPRRLAKVPHRRLVEVIAKASSGQKGADHAASWRQAAEDALDLYGDDPAVPFEALAAEIATECRLLRAIWAEHKGHAVAREDAYKAADPDGLARSLPGVAAIGGPLLVASMGRPGRFRDAAAFKSFTGLAPRASETGDTDRKGQPMSKAGPGRLRHQLVLSANTARRLDPQLAAVYYTQMVERGAHHTKALCVVATRLAERGWVTMARGEPYVIRDIDGRPVDPAEAKAIIAERYTVPEEIRRRRRSRKTKAKGKAPHHAGRRDTRGDLPQPSSSGPNGPRVKTPADASSRPNRPHS
- a CDS encoding ArsR/SmtB family transcription factor, producing the protein MVLASTALGSDSLVRATARFFRVLGDPTRLTILQTLEGGSLTVAELVEATGIPRSRLSNHLACLRYCEFVEAEPEGRTVRYSLVDGDVASLVANASVAAARREEHLSSCTRIGPVWV
- the merA gene encoding mercury(II) reductase, which encodes MAERFDLIAVGSGGAAFAAAIRAHDLGASVAIVERATVGGTCVNVGCVPSKALLAAADAVWHARHPRFAGVPATSGGVDLAAIQAQKRHLVGELRQGKYVNLAADYGFEIVVGEARFTDERTIDVDGRTLTAKAFVIATGAEPAFPDLVGIGDVDVLTSTSAMELNEVPEHLVIVGGGFVGLEQGQLFAHLGAKVTIIGRVAPHAEPELAQRLAEALTDEGLTLIAERATTVDRDGSGVRVTTAAGTTITGSHLLVATGRRPRTAALDLAVAGVETDAAGFIKTDNQQRSTNPVVYAAGDVTGGPQFVYVASAQGAAAAENALTRGEQRVDLTGLPDVIFTNPQLAAAGLTEAQAQASGFQTDSRVLELDRVPRALVSQDTRGAVKLVAEAGSGRILGVHLLAAGAGDVILAGVYAITQGMTVTDLASTWTPYLTMGEALRLAAQSYTQDVRKLSCCA